In a genomic window of Brassica rapa cultivar Chiifu-401-42 chromosome A10, CAAS_Brap_v3.01, whole genome shotgun sequence:
- the LOC103847706 gene encoding uncharacterized protein LOC103847706 has product MASLDAINRGTPTPDHDTTVVVVVFVSLGCVMFLAFLAFVICFMIKKKCKKNSNKSEIVRVDEHYKMNEAIVEGPHGPEAVVLSVEDDVHIEDLVKKGEKKVGKDGVVGSSRS; this is encoded by the coding sequence ATGGCCTCCTTGGACGCTATTAACCGCGGGACACCAACTCCAGACCATGACACGACTGTCGTAGTCGTTGTCTTTGTCTCTCTAGGTTGCGTTATGTTCTTGGCGTTTCTAGCGTTTGTCATTTGtttcatgatcaagaagaaatGCAAGAAGAACAGTAATAAAAGTGAGATAGTTCGTGTAGATGAGCACTATAAGATGAACGAAGCTATAGTCGAGGGACCTCATGGACCAGAGGCAGTGGTGCTATCTGTTGAGGATGATGTTCATATAGAAGATTTGGTCAAAAAAGGGGAGAAAAAAGTGGGAAAAGACGGTGTAGTTGGATCTTCTCGTTCTTAA